One Daphnia magna isolate NIES unplaced genomic scaffold, ASM2063170v1.1 Dm_contigs403, whole genome shotgun sequence DNA segment encodes these proteins:
- the LOC123468652 gene encoding uncharacterized protein LOC123468652, producing MEENNLTTTRLVKEFTHGEYCDYLEWNERTQYLASGSDQGINIWSMDHDRPIFSLKFPLQNEEDKKFAWRLCTGNGEEKGGIEMARKSAKNFTFFISSMKGVFIWNPLECEQLSRRLSKDTNIEKVAFSSDGRFLAAVSRGTLMIWSVEEWVQIYKVNNGNIEFGGTKNISFFTTKSTNLYEKKLIVNYIGGTSSLLEFAFEESNISD from the exons atggaggaaaacaatttgacaacaACTCGACTCGTGAAAGAATTCACACATGGAGAATATTGTGATTATCTGGAGTGGAATGAAAGGACCCAATATTTGGCCAGTGGTAGTGATCAGGGGATCaat ATTTGGTCTATGGACCACGACAGGCCAATTTTTAGCCTGAAGTTTCCTCTACAGAACGAGGaggataaaaaatttgcatgGCGCTTGTGCACAGGAAATGGGGAAGAAAAGGGCGGAATCGAAATGGCAAggaaatcagccaaaaacttCACTTTTTTTAT TAGTTCGATGAAAGGCGTTTTTATTTGGAATCCTCTGGAATGCGAACAACTGTCGCGACGTCTTTCCAAAGATACAAACATAGAAAAGGTCGCCTTTTCATCGGACGGTCGGTTTCTTGCAGCCGTAAGCCGTGGGACATTAATGATTTGGTCAGTGGAG GAATGGGTACAAATATACAAAGTCAACAACGGGAATATTGAATTTGGCGGCACAAAGAATATATCATTTTTTACCACAAAATCTACAAACCTTTACGAGAAGAAACTTATAGTCAATTACATCGGTGGG ACCAGCAGTTTACTTGAATTCGCGTTCGAAGAAAGTAACATTTCTGATTAA
- the LOC116936122 gene encoding LOW QUALITY PROTEIN: hornerin (The sequence of the model RefSeq protein was modified relative to this genomic sequence to represent the inferred CDS: inserted 1 base in 1 codon), translated as SYFVIGCAQVSQHNTLLMLALAVAMPYPEEEAPIVVSPEVLDAVAPVDELANPAAAPSELAEGEKVDERFRPNYGHQAGQLQSSTVYQQQSSSHQQQSSSLTMQQQLGHQNAGYHANNAAGGFGGSGYHTPGASAGCGQNINHGGTFGGNAGYGQSDYGNTGYGXTGSGINTGYVSNAAYGTKTDYGTNVGYGTNAGYGTNAGYGTHAGYGTNAGYGTNTGYATNTGYGTNSGINTGYGGNSGYGTNAGYGNTGYDTGLYGKNAGGGGHVAYGNSGYNSLSMV; from the exons ATTCCTATTTTGTCATTGGGTGTGCACAAGTCAGCCAACACAACACG TTATTGATGTTGGCGTTGGCTGTTGCCATGCCGTACCCTGAAGAAGAGGCTCCCATTGTTGTCTCACCGGAGGTATTGGATGCTGTGGCACCTGTGGACGAGCTGGCCAATCCAGCAGCCGCCCCATCCGAATTGGCTGAAGGTGAAAAGGTTGACGAGCGATTCCGTCCCAATTATGGCCACCAAGCAG GTCAATTACAGAGCAGTACAGTTTATCAACAACAGAGCAGCAGTCATCAGCAGCAAAGTAGCAGTCTGACCATGCAGCAACAGCTTGGCCACCAAAACGCTGGCTACCACGCCAACAACGCTGCCGGTG GATTTGGCGGAAGTGGTTACCACACTCCGGGAGCCAGTGCCGGATGCGGGCAAAACATCAACCACGGCGGAA CTTTCGGTGGTAACGCTGGATACGGTCAGAGCGATTACGGCAACACCGGCTACG ATACGGGATCCGGAATAAACACGGGTTACGTATCGAACGCAGCTTATGGTACCAAAACCGATTATGGAACGAACGTTGGGTACGGAACGAACGCTGGATACGGAACTAACGCTGGATACGGAACGCACGCTGGTTACGGCACAAATGCTGGTTATGGAACCAATACTGGGTACGCAACAAATACTGGGTACGGAACCAATAGTGGAATCAATACTGGATACGGAGGCAATAGCGGCTATGGCACCAACGCTGGCTACGGAAATACCGGATACGATACGGGACTATACGGCAAAAACGCTGGTGGTGGCGGACATGTCGCGTATGGAAACTCAGGATACAACAGCCTTAGCATGGTGTAA
- the LOC123468651 gene encoding uncharacterized protein LOC123468651, with protein sequence MKLCLRKYWTLSEETNSLEGIEDATEDVIAAGCILFYYLKRGKHLFGNDSNSILKNLKEKNPVNFEDLGKKHFAYEPIKNMINPPRKGFNWLQVANEEFKEALSLQVNASKLLGSGTFGQVFEGKFNGDPVAVKQMPTTTVEKEIIQREMTTHIELSHVNVVKLLDVADSADNSSTHLALELCGGTLMDYCRKEIQRTEIAARRIGPLSNRQWIALHPLEKFGASRY encoded by the exons ATGAAACTCTGTCTGAGAAAGTATTGGACACTGTCAGAGGAAACGAACTCGCTGGAAGGCATCGAAGACGCCACCGAAGATGTCATTGCAGCTGgatgcattttgttttattatctAAAGCGTGGCAAACACCTTTTTGGTAACGATTCTAACTCAATCTTGAAAAACCTCAAGGAAAAGAATCCAGTCAATTTCGAAG ATTTGGGTAAAAAACACTTTGCTTACGAGCCCATCAAAAATATGATAAATCCCCCACGAAAAGGATTCAATTGGTTACAAGTAGCAAATGAGGAATTTAAAGAAGCCCTTTCAC TCCAAGTCAACGCCAGCAAACTACTTGGTAGTGGAACTTTTGGACAAGTGTTCGAGGGAAAATTTAACGGCGATCCCGTTGCAGTCAAACAAATGCCAACGACAacagttgaaaaagaaattattcaaagAGAAATGACTACACACATAGAATTGAGTCACGTCAACGTGGTGAAACTCTTGGACGTCGCTGATTCTGCTGACAATAGCTCCAC GCATCTGGCTTTGGAATTGTGTGGCGGGACATTGATGGATTATTGCCGAAAAGAAATACAGCGGACCGAAATTGCCGCCAGACGAATTGGTCCTTTATCAAATCGCCAATGGATTGCATTACATCCACTCGAGAAATTTGGTGCATCGCGATATTAA